In one window of Hymenobacter nivis DNA:
- a CDS encoding transposase — translation MKQRLVVKITTLLHSVPLVRNLARKKFVARFVLGLFKSRNVQFCEVAQHLNDGVKLASNETRIQDFFREADLDYVALAVLLVGLLPGTGKLRLCIDRTEWDFGRCQVNILLVTVGRGDCHWPLCWELLDNRSGNSGTADRTALLDFCLRVLGPDRVGLVVGDREFVGHAWFKYLKDKGILFVMRLPKHHLLTDPQGRRHAVADWGLRPGQCRQLPVCQVDGVWGGAQVTALAGGEYLFLFGTANPAFLGQFYRKRWTIEACFQNLKGRGFALRATHLRCRDKLKKLVGLVSLAYALCVSVGTRLHEKVQPIPQKNNGYKRASFGRHGLNALRQYTRPGRSTDPVFTANMNAVFRWIINQLTHYKVTKIVG, via the coding sequence GTGAAGCAACGCCTCGTGGTCAAAATTACGACCCTTTTACATTCGGTCCCGCTGGTGCGGAACCTGGCCCGCAAAAAGTTCGTGGCCCGCTTCGTGCTCGGCCTCTTTAAAAGCCGAAATGTGCAATTCTGCGAGGTGGCGCAGCACCTCAACGACGGCGTGAAACTGGCCTCGAACGAGACGCGCATCCAAGACTTTTTCCGCGAAGCCGACCTGGATTACGTCGCCTTGGCCGTGTTGCTCGTCGGCCTCTTGCCGGGCACGGGCAAGCTGCGCCTGTGCATCGACCGCACGGAGTGGGACTTCGGCCGCTGCCAGGTCAACATCCTGCTCGTGACGGTGGGCCGGGGCGATTGCCACTGGCCCTTGTGCTGGGAGTTGCTCGACAACCGCAGCGGCAACTCCGGCACCGCCGACCGCACGGCGCTACTGGATTTTTGCCTGCGGGTGCTGGGCCCCGACCGCGTGGGGCTGGTAGTGGGCGACCGCGAGTTTGTGGGCCATGCCTGGTTCAAATACCTCAAAGACAAGGGCATATTATTCGTCATGCGTCTGCCCAAGCACCACCTGCTCACCGACCCCCAAGGCCGTCGTCACGCCGTGGCCGACTGGGGCCTGCGGCCAGGCCAGTGCCGCCAGTTGCCCGTGTGCCAAGTCGACGGGGTTTGGGGCGGGGCGCAGGTCACGGCCTTGGCCGGGGGCGAGTACCTCTTCCTCTTCGGCACGGCCAACCCGGCTTTTTTGGGCCAGTTCTATCGCAAGCGCTGGACGATTGAGGCTTGTTTCCAGAACCTGAAAGGGCGGGGCTTTGCCTTGCGGGCCACGCACCTGCGTTGCCGGGACAAACTCAAAAAACTCGTGGGCCTGGTGAGTTTGGCCTACGCGCTTTGCGTGAGCGTGGGCACCCGCCTGCACGAAAAAGTGCAACCCATCCCCCAGAAGAACAACGGCTACAAACGCGCCAGTTTTGGCCGCCACGGCCTCAACGCCCTGCGCCAGTACACGCGGCCCGGCCGCAGCACCGACCCGGTATTTACCGCCAACATGAATGCTGTGTTCCGATGGATTATCAATCAACTAACTCATTATAAAGTAACTAAAATAGTAGGGTAG
- a CDS encoding transposase has protein sequence MWAQRDLHLFFLPPYSPHLNIAETVWRHLKGGWLQPQDYAQADDLAYATNRCLANFGTQLTIASSPFNAN, from the coding sequence ATCTGGGCGCAACGCGACCTGCATTTGTTCTTTCTGCCGCCTTATTCGCCCCACCTCAACATTGCCGAAACCGTGTGGCGGCATCTAAAAGGGGGATGGCTCCAACCCCAGGACTACGCCCAGGCCGACGACCTCGCCTACGCCACCAATCGCTGCCTCGCAAATTTCGGAACCCAGCTCACCATCGCGTCTAGCCCGTTTAATGCAAACTAA
- a CDS encoding DUF4468 domain-containing protein, whose amino-acid sequence MWKPLLLLCLLARAAAAQTTLPLDSVSGKVTYTGVVQVPGASAAELYSRGREWFAYTFGSSKTVLEMDDYEAGKLIGRAYAQFDFAAGIGRPQPWALWRKIKVEVKEGKYRYTISDFVLGGPISQPDASTHPLESWLAPTIARGKRPGNMVLSVIAGADATGKQEAASLQAAMGKKPGGDF is encoded by the coding sequence ATGTGGAAACCGCTGTTACTCCTATGCCTGCTGGCCCGCGCCGCCGCCGCCCAGACCACGCTGCCGCTGGATTCCGTATCGGGCAAGGTGACTTACACGGGTGTAGTGCAAGTGCCCGGGGCCAGCGCCGCCGAACTTTATAGCCGGGGGCGGGAATGGTTCGCCTACACCTTTGGCTCGTCTAAGACGGTGTTGGAGATGGATGATTACGAAGCTGGCAAGCTCATCGGGCGCGCCTATGCGCAGTTTGACTTTGCGGCCGGCATTGGGCGGCCGCAGCCGTGGGCCCTGTGGCGCAAGATCAAGGTGGAAGTGAAGGAGGGCAAATACCGCTACACCATCAGCGACTTTGTACTTGGCGGCCCTATTTCCCAACCGGACGCAAGCACTCACCCGCTAGAATCCTGGCTGGCTCCCACCATTGCCCGCGGCAAGCGGCCGGGCAATATGGTACTCTCGGTTATTGCGGGCGCAGATGCAACCGGCAAGCAGGAGGCAGCCTCATTACAAGCAGCAATGGGCAAGAAACCCGGCGGCGACTTTTAG
- a CDS encoding heme exporter protein CcmB has protein sequence MRPETNPLLVPLLREISTLLAKDFRLEWRQRAALGGLLLYVGSTVFVCFLSFSLRGGQPPAPAWNALFWVILLFAAINAVAKGFMQESPGQRLYYYTLVGPQAIILAKMLYNALLLLGVGLLALFLYTIFLGNPIQDLALFVANLLLGALGFATTLTLVSGIAAKAGGNGATLMAVLGFPVMIPMLLLLIKVSKNALDGLDRGLSQQAIITLLALNVIVAAVSYLLFPFLWRG, from the coding sequence TTGCGGCCCGAAACCAACCCGCTGCTCGTGCCGCTGCTCCGCGAAATTTCTACTCTGCTCGCCAAAGACTTCCGCTTGGAGTGGCGGCAGCGGGCGGCGCTGGGCGGGCTGCTGCTGTACGTGGGCAGCACGGTGTTCGTGTGCTTTCTGAGCTTCAGCCTGCGCGGCGGACAGCCCCCGGCCCCGGCCTGGAACGCCCTGTTCTGGGTGATTTTGCTGTTTGCGGCTATCAACGCTGTGGCCAAGGGCTTCATGCAGGAGAGCCCCGGCCAGCGCCTGTACTACTACACGCTGGTGGGGCCCCAGGCCATCATTTTGGCCAAAATGCTCTACAACGCGCTGCTGCTGCTGGGCGTGGGGCTGTTGGCCCTGTTCCTCTACACCATCTTTTTGGGTAATCCCATCCAGGACCTGGCCCTGTTCGTGGCCAACTTGTTGCTGGGGGCCCTGGGCTTTGCCACCACGCTCACGCTCGTCTCGGGCATTGCGGCCAAGGCGGGCGGCAATGGCGCTACTTTAATGGCGGTGCTCGGCTTTCCGGTAATGATTCCGATGCTTTTGTTGTTAATCAAAGTCAGCAAGAACGCGCTCGACGGCCTCGACCGCGGCCTGAGCCAGCAAGCCATCATCACGCTGCTGGCCCTGAACGTGATTGTGGCGGCGGTGTCGTACTTGTTGTTTCCGTTTTTGTGGCGTGGCTGA
- the ccsA gene encoding cytochrome c biogenesis protein CcsA, giving the protein MSKATLGIIISLVSVVVMVGGVWGGQRLIESRGASAWKWLAVVLIVGSAIAGLLIPVPRLPIVNESVRNLFFHVPMWFGMIMVMLVSIVYSMQYLRRPSARLDILAHEAAKTGILLGVLGLATGSLWARYTWGAWWTPDPRLNAAAVALLIYGAYLVLRGSFRDDQQRARVSAIYNIFAFAAAIPLLFILPRISGNSLHPGQTGNPGFNKYDLDSTMRPVFYAAVIGWILFSFWLTQVSSRLTLLQHQHDDQ; this is encoded by the coding sequence ATGAGCAAAGCAACGTTAGGAATTATCATCTCCCTGGTCAGCGTCGTCGTGATGGTGGGCGGCGTGTGGGGCGGGCAGCGGCTGATTGAGTCGCGGGGTGCCTCGGCATGGAAGTGGCTAGCCGTGGTGCTCATTGTGGGCTCGGCTATTGCGGGGCTGCTCATTCCAGTGCCGCGCCTGCCCATCGTGAACGAGAGCGTGCGCAACCTGTTTTTCCACGTGCCTATGTGGTTCGGGATGATCATGGTGATGCTCGTGTCCATCGTGTACTCAATGCAGTACCTGCGGCGGCCCTCGGCCCGGCTGGATATTCTGGCCCACGAAGCGGCCAAGACCGGTATTTTGCTGGGTGTGCTGGGCCTGGCCACTGGTAGCCTGTGGGCCCGCTACACTTGGGGCGCTTGGTGGACGCCCGACCCGCGCCTGAACGCCGCCGCCGTGGCCCTCCTTATATACGGAGCTTATCTGGTGCTGCGCGGCTCGTTCCGCGACGACCAGCAGCGGGCGCGCGTATCGGCCATCTACAACATTTTCGCGTTTGCCGCAGCCATTCCGCTGCTGTTCATTTTGCCCCGCATTTCGGGCAATAGCTTGCACCCGGGCCAGACCGGTAACCCGGGTTTTAATAAGTACGACCTCGACAGCACCATGCGGCCGGTATTCTACGCCGCCGTTATCGGCTGGATTCTGTTCTCCTTTTGGCTTACCCAGGTCAGCAGCCGCCTGACGCTGCTCCAACACCAACACGATGACCAATAA
- a CDS encoding CcmD family protein, protein MTNKFLRYFVAVCGVFQLVLGTAAHAWAQVPGGPEVPAMADDLRASGKIYVVVAAVVIIIAGLLVYLIALDRKVSRLEKRAAVEGGFNR, encoded by the coding sequence ATGACCAATAAGTTTTTGCGCTACTTCGTTGCCGTCTGCGGCGTGTTTCAATTGGTGCTGGGCACCGCCGCCCACGCCTGGGCCCAAGTACCCGGGGGCCCCGAAGTACCGGCCATGGCCGACGACTTGCGGGCCAGCGGCAAAATTTACGTGGTGGTGGCCGCGGTAGTCATCATTATCGCCGGCCTGCTCGTCTACCTTATCGCCCTCGACCGCAAGGTGAGCCGCTTGGAGAAGCGGGCCGCCGTAGAGGGCGGATTTAATCGGTAG
- a CDS encoding cytochrome c maturation protein CcmE domain-containing protein: MKKTHIFIIAIIAVAAGIILSTTADASVYVLFGEARQRAAEGNATKVHVVGRLPRDGQNHPMGLQYDPMVDPNYFAFTLMDSTHVSQRVVYNNPKPQDFETSEQVVITGAMHNGTFVADNILLKCPSKYVKKELKGAEVASK, translated from the coding sequence GTGAAGAAGACTCATATTTTCATCATTGCTATCATTGCTGTTGCGGCGGGCATCATCCTCAGCACCACGGCCGATGCCAGCGTGTACGTGCTTTTCGGCGAAGCCCGCCAGCGTGCGGCCGAGGGCAACGCCACCAAAGTGCACGTGGTGGGCCGCCTGCCCCGCGACGGTCAGAACCACCCCATGGGCCTGCAATACGACCCAATGGTGGACCCCAACTACTTCGCCTTCACCCTCATGGACTCGACGCACGTATCGCAGCGCGTGGTGTACAACAACCCTAAGCCGCAGGACTTTGAAACGTCGGAGCAGGTCGTCATCACCGGGGCCATGCACAACGGCACCTTCGTAGCCGACAACATCCTGTTGAAATGCCCCAGTAAATACGTGAAGAAAGAGTTGAAGGGCGCTGAAGTGGCAAGCAAGTAG
- the ccsA gene encoding cytochrome c biogenesis protein CcsA, producing the protein MNLLVGDIGHLSVIVAFVAAVVAAYAYFQATQGRALGDVDPSWQRLGRGAFFVHGAAVLAVVGCLFDIIYHHRYEYYYAWSHSSNHLPLKYMISCFWAGQEGSFLLWIFWQVVLGGCIMLFNKKWEAPVLAVFSAVQAFLVSMIVGVVAGGLKIGSSPFMLLRDFLTDLPVWKTNPNFVPKDGTGLNALLQNYWMVIHPPTLFLGFALTLVPFAFAIAALWKKELTAWVKPAIPWSLVGGGVLGVGVVMGAYWAYETLNFGGYWNWDPVENAVYIPWLVLVAGLHGLVLWQRRRTGLRTAYALVITTFILVLYATFLTRSGVLGNASVHSFTDLGLSGQLLIYLGFFTVLAVGLLVWRWKDIPVSPKELSMYSPELWVFVGATVLCLGAFQVLFTTSIPVYNAFMGFIGVKTNVALPVDQVAHYSKLQLWMGVGVGLLSGVGQVMWWQRNDKETVLNALTPSVLLALLGTALAVLLIRYNGLTISPAYVALFLAGLFGVLANLGTLFTLARRGIKLSGGALAHLGVALMLLGVLASSGYSSIISRNVSGLLYSRDFSEDINRDNVLLYRNEAAPMHGYQLTYAGQYFEVPGVPGYVNKQMLFRTDDDYKTLARADIKVGNKLYYKTGDTVTIVPENTFYRVDYAKKATGEKFTLYPRAQINEEMGGILASPDIKHFWGHDIYTHIGGAPDTRKDKQWSEPKEHTLSVGDTIFLNDYFAVFRAIEPARETVGLDLKKGDLALQADMIVSGEQRQYHAHPLFIVRNRSVGRVPDEVDDLGIRLSLNSVDPQKGKFTFGVSTAQKDYIILKAMEKPFINLLWSGTLLMALGFALSLRQRNTKRNAAPEAPETDALPTPRTRLAPVA; encoded by the coding sequence ATGAACTTACTCGTTGGAGATATTGGCCACCTGAGCGTCATCGTGGCGTTTGTGGCGGCCGTGGTTGCGGCTTATGCCTACTTCCAGGCGACGCAGGGCCGGGCCCTGGGCGACGTGGACCCGAGCTGGCAGCGCCTGGGCCGCGGCGCGTTTTTCGTGCACGGCGCGGCGGTGCTGGCCGTGGTGGGGTGTTTGTTCGACATCATCTACCATCACCGCTACGAATACTACTACGCTTGGAGCCACAGCTCCAACCACTTGCCCCTCAAGTACATGATATCGTGCTTCTGGGCCGGGCAGGAGGGTAGCTTCCTGCTTTGGATTTTCTGGCAAGTGGTGCTGGGCGGCTGCATCATGCTCTTTAACAAGAAGTGGGAGGCGCCGGTGCTGGCCGTGTTCAGCGCCGTGCAGGCCTTTTTGGTGAGCATGATTGTGGGCGTGGTGGCCGGGGGCCTCAAAATTGGCTCCTCGCCGTTCATGTTGCTACGCGACTTCCTCACCGACCTGCCGGTGTGGAAGACCAACCCCAACTTCGTGCCCAAGGATGGCACTGGCCTCAATGCCCTGCTCCAGAACTACTGGATGGTGATTCACCCACCTACGCTGTTTCTGGGCTTTGCCCTTACGCTGGTGCCGTTTGCCTTCGCCATCGCAGCACTCTGGAAAAAAGAGCTAACGGCTTGGGTGAAACCTGCCATCCCGTGGAGCCTGGTGGGTGGCGGCGTACTGGGCGTGGGCGTGGTGATGGGGGCCTATTGGGCCTACGAAACCCTGAACTTCGGCGGCTACTGGAACTGGGACCCGGTTGAAAACGCCGTGTACATTCCGTGGCTGGTGCTGGTGGCGGGCCTGCACGGGCTGGTGCTGTGGCAGCGCCGCCGCACGGGCCTGCGCACGGCCTACGCCTTGGTTATCACCACGTTTATTCTAGTGCTCTACGCCACATTCCTCACCCGGAGCGGTGTGCTGGGCAACGCTTCGGTGCACTCGTTTACCGATTTGGGCCTGTCGGGCCAGCTGCTGATCTACCTGGGCTTCTTCACCGTGCTAGCCGTGGGCCTGCTGGTGTGGCGCTGGAAAGACATTCCGGTGTCGCCCAAAGAACTGAGCATGTACAGCCCCGAGTTGTGGGTGTTCGTGGGCGCGACGGTGCTGTGTCTGGGGGCCTTCCAGGTGCTGTTCACCACCAGCATTCCGGTATATAATGCCTTCATGGGCTTCATCGGCGTCAAAACCAACGTGGCCCTGCCCGTCGACCAAGTGGCTCACTATTCCAAGCTGCAACTGTGGATGGGTGTGGGTGTGGGCCTGCTTTCGGGCGTGGGCCAGGTGATGTGGTGGCAGCGCAACGACAAGGAAACCGTGCTGAATGCCCTCACGCCATCGGTGCTGTTGGCCCTGCTGGGTACGGCCTTAGCGGTGCTGCTCATTCGCTATAATGGTCTTACGATTTCGCCTGCTTACGTGGCGTTGTTCCTGGCCGGGTTGTTCGGGGTATTGGCCAATTTGGGCACGCTCTTCACGCTGGCGCGGCGCGGCATCAAGCTCTCGGGTGGGGCCCTGGCTCACCTCGGCGTAGCGCTGATGCTGCTGGGTGTGCTGGCCTCGTCGGGCTACTCGAGCATCATCTCGCGCAACGTGTCGGGCCTGCTCTACTCGCGCGATTTTTCGGAGGATATCAACCGCGATAACGTGTTGCTGTACCGCAACGAGGCCGCGCCCATGCACGGCTACCAGCTCACGTATGCGGGCCAGTATTTTGAGGTGCCCGGCGTTCCCGGTTACGTGAACAAGCAGATGCTGTTCCGCACCGACGACGACTACAAAACCCTGGCCCGCGCCGACATTAAAGTGGGTAATAAGCTGTATTACAAGACCGGCGACACGGTAACTATCGTCCCCGAAAACACTTTTTACCGCGTCGATTACGCCAAAAAGGCCACCGGCGAGAAATTCACGCTCTACCCCCGGGCCCAAATTAACGAGGAGATGGGCGGCATTTTGGCTTCGCCGGACATCAAGCACTTCTGGGGCCACGACATTTATACCCATATTGGCGGGGCCCCCGACACACGCAAGGACAAGCAGTGGAGCGAGCCCAAGGAACACACGCTCAGCGTGGGCGATACGATCTTCCTGAACGACTACTTCGCCGTGTTCCGCGCTATCGAGCCGGCCCGCGAAACGGTGGGCTTGGACCTGAAAAAAGGCGACTTGGCCTTGCAGGCCGACATGATTGTATCGGGCGAGCAGCGGCAGTACCACGCCCACCCGCTGTTTATTGTGCGCAACCGCTCGGTGGGCCGCGTGCCTGATGAGGTAGATGACCTCGGCATTCGCCTCAGCCTCAACAGTGTTGACCCGCAGAAAGGTAAGTTCACCTTTGGCGTGAGCACGGCCCAGAAGGATTACATCATCCTGAAAGCGATGGAGAAACCTTTCATCAACCTGCTTTGGAGCGGCACGCTTCTCATGGCCTTGGGCTTCGCCCTGAGCCTTCGCCAGCGCAACACCAAACGCAACGCGGCCCCCGAGGCCCCGGAAACCGACGCTTTGCCCACGCCCCGCACCCGCCTGGCGCCGGTAGCCTGA
- a CDS encoding Rossmann-like and DUF2520 domain-containing protein, producing the protein MAVAHLTDTTAPAYSLRVGLFGAGRVAGQLGPALVAAGHAVAFVWSRHAATAGALAAALPGAAVLPGLEAPLPPADVYLLAVPDAAVAPVLAAVAWPTGAVVAHLAGALPLGIFEAQPEVLGGVLYPLQTFSAGRAVDWASVPLCVEAADAGALNMLLVLARSLSDDVRLLASADRLRLHVAAVFANNFTNHLLGVADALMTEAGLPAALLAPLVRETVAKALATGSPFTVQTGPAARRDVPTLGAHQAVLAAHPAWLGIYNQLTASIQEVLPPAPGPAGK; encoded by the coding sequence ATGGCCGTCGCGCACCTTACTGATACTACCGCCCCAGCCTATTCGCTGCGCGTGGGCCTGTTCGGAGCCGGGCGCGTGGCCGGGCAGTTGGGCCCCGCCCTGGTGGCTGCCGGCCACGCCGTAGCCTTCGTGTGGAGCCGCCACGCCGCCACAGCCGGGGCCCTGGCCGCGGCGCTGCCGGGCGCGGCCGTGCTGCCCGGCCTGGAGGCCCCGTTGCCGCCCGCCGATGTGTACCTCCTAGCTGTGCCCGATGCGGCCGTGGCCCCGGTGCTGGCGGCGGTGGCCTGGCCGACTGGGGCCGTGGTGGCCCACTTGGCGGGGGCCCTGCCGCTGGGCATATTCGAAGCCCAGCCGGAAGTATTGGGCGGGGTGCTATACCCGCTGCAAACGTTCAGCGCTGGCCGGGCCGTGGACTGGGCCTCCGTGCCACTGTGCGTGGAAGCCGCCGACGCCGGGGCCCTAAATATGCTGCTGGTCCTGGCCCGTAGCCTGAGTGACGATGTGCGCCTGCTGGCATCGGCTGACCGGCTGCGGCTGCATGTGGCAGCGGTGTTTGCCAACAACTTCACTAACCACCTGCTGGGCGTGGCCGACGCGCTCATGACCGAGGCGGGCTTGCCGGCCGCCCTGCTGGCCCCGCTGGTGCGCGAAACCGTGGCCAAGGCCCTGGCTACCGGCTCGCCCTTTACGGTGCAGACGGGGCCCGCCGCCCGCCGCGACGTGCCCACGCTGGGGGCCCACCAGGCAGTGCTGGCGGCGCACCCGGCCTGGTTGGGAATTTATAATCAGTTGACCGCTAGTATTCAGGAAGTATTGCCCCCAGCGCCCGGGCCGGCCGGCAAGTAG
- a CDS encoding 2Fe-2S iron-sulfur cluster-binding protein produces the protein MPATTITFQFKDGQPAQTHVAAAGESVLDVALNNAIQLQHNCGGVCGCSTCHVYVDRGGDDLPEISDKEEDFIDRAENPRINSRLACQCVVEAGMELTVTVPPQHFLGH, from the coding sequence GTGCCCGCCACCACCATTACGTTTCAGTTCAAGGACGGCCAACCGGCCCAGACCCACGTGGCGGCCGCCGGCGAGTCGGTGCTCGACGTGGCCCTGAACAACGCCATCCAACTCCAACACAACTGCGGCGGCGTGTGCGGGTGCAGCACCTGCCACGTGTACGTGGACCGCGGCGGCGACGACCTGCCCGAAATCAGCGATAAGGAGGAAGACTTCATTGACCGCGCTGAGAACCCGCGCATCAACTCGCGCCTGGCCTGCCAGTGTGTGGTAGAGGCCGGCATGGAGCTCACCGTCACCGTCCCGCCGCAGCACTTCCTGGGGCACTAA
- the iscX gene encoding Fe-S cluster assembly protein IscX produces MNHFEPPIQWADHEDVAMALYEKFGEEYPEPRIYRIRFTDLIDWVLTLPNFAGTREQATEGHLEQIQAKWVYEWRDNQ; encoded by the coding sequence GTGAACCACTTTGAACCCCCCATCCAGTGGGCCGACCACGAGGACGTAGCTATGGCGCTGTACGAGAAATTCGGCGAAGAATACCCGGAGCCCCGTATCTACCGTATCCGCTTCACCGACCTGATTGACTGGGTGCTGACGCTGCCCAACTTTGCCGGTACCCGCGAGCAAGCCACCGAAGGCCACTTGGAGCAAATCCAGGCCAAGTGGGTGTACGAGTGGCGCGATAACCAATAA
- a CDS encoding cold-shock protein produces the protein MNTGTVKFFNEEKGYGFITDEATREDFFVHITGLNGGQIQQNDRVEFETQEGRKGVNAVNVRKI, from the coding sequence ATGAACACCGGGACCGTAAAATTTTTTAACGAAGAGAAAGGCTACGGCTTTATCACCGACGAGGCCACCCGCGAAGATTTCTTCGTCCACATCACCGGCCTGAACGGGGGCCAGATTCAGCAAAACGACCGGGTGGAATTTGAAACCCAGGAAGGCCGCAAGGGCGTGAACGCCGTGAACGTACGCAAAATCTGA
- a CDS encoding geranylgeranylglycerol-phosphate geranylgeranyltransferase, whose protein sequence is MPALDFSVPLPAGLPGPGGAVGGARGRLLAGLVRWPNLLIMLLSLALVRAGLLLPGQAGALLAPRFGLLVLSALLVAAAGYIINDYYDVKIDAINRPSRLVVGRVVRRRTAMLAHLVLSGTGVALAAFLSPLLGGVTLGAALLLWGYSARFKRVALVGNVSIGTLTAALVLLPELQLRTGNEVVWRYALAAFLLTVVREIVKDVEDMRGDDQHGCRTLPLVLGVARTKWVAGFFLACLVVLTGGAVAWLAVHGPWPLAAWLGALVLLPLGALARLLVLADRRRHFRQLSTWCKGIMLAGVLSMALAGGLG, encoded by the coding sequence ATGCCCGCCCTCGATTTTTCTGTACCGCTGCCCGCCGGGCTGCCGGGCCCCGGCGGGGCGGTGGGCGGGGCGCGCGGCCGGCTGCTGGCCGGTTTGGTGCGCTGGCCCAACCTGCTCATCATGCTGCTGAGCCTGGCACTGGTGCGGGCGGGGCTGCTGCTGCCGGGGCAGGCGGGGGCCCTACTGGCCCCGCGCTTCGGCCTGCTGGTGCTGAGTGCTCTACTAGTGGCGGCGGCCGGCTACATCATCAACGACTACTACGACGTGAAGATTGATGCCATCAACCGGCCCAGCCGGCTGGTGGTGGGGCGCGTGGTGCGGCGGCGCACTGCCATGCTGGCCCATCTGGTGCTGAGCGGCACGGGCGTGGCGCTGGCCGCTTTTCTGTCGCCGCTGCTGGGGGGCGTCACGCTGGGGGCGGCGCTGCTGCTGTGGGGCTACTCGGCCCGCTTCAAGCGGGTGGCGCTGGTGGGCAACGTCAGCATCGGGACGCTCACGGCGGCGCTGGTGCTGCTGCCCGAACTGCAGCTGCGCACCGGCAACGAGGTGGTGTGGCGCTACGCGCTGGCGGCGTTTTTGCTCACGGTGGTGCGCGAAATAGTGAAGGACGTGGAGGACATGCGCGGCGACGACCAGCACGGCTGCCGCACGCTGCCGCTGGTGCTAGGCGTGGCCCGCACCAAGTGGGTGGCGGGGTTTTTCCTGGCTTGCCTGGTCGTGCTTACGGGCGGGGCGGTGGCCTGGCTGGCGGTGCACGGGCCCTGGCCGCTGGCCGCGTGGCTGGGGGCCCTGGTGCTGCTGCCGCTGGGGGCCCTGGCGCGCCTGCTGGTGCTGGCCGACCGCCGCCGCCACTTCCGCCAGCTCAGCACGTGGTGCAAAGGCATCATGCTGGCGGGCGTGCTCAGCATGGCCCTGGCGGGCGGGTTGGGGTAG
- a CDS encoding BamA/TamA family outer membrane protein gives MHFLPLAALLAGLSFTALAQSTAPADTTQVPLVVKPAPRAPALGKPTKNITILPIPVLFYQAETGVGYGLGGLLSGRFGQDTTVRSSNARIQYWQTAKKQSLIQLVHTIYTPGEKYYLNGEISAYDQLLYYYGKGNNSSMGDQSNVAYKLLIVNQRVQKAIAPKLFFGAQYRLTDMSQIQAEGAADNGSTNYFYRDPRLSNRERMGTTVSGLGPVITLDTRDVALAAFHGDLLDASVMFNGKGLGSDYKFIRYQIDARHFQPIFSDKTILAMQFLGQFHTGDVPFRELAGIGANLGGTLYNNANLLRGIYEQRYRDRQMMMFQAELRQHLFWRIDGAAFAGVGEVANGASDFSLNQVRGAGGAGIRFNFIRRDRVNLRLDYAVGAGSQSGFLFAIGEAF, from the coding sequence ATGCATTTTTTACCCCTTGCCGCCTTGCTGGCCGGCCTCTCCTTTACCGCTTTAGCGCAGTCCACGGCTCCGGCTGATACCACACAAGTACCCCTCGTCGTGAAGCCGGCCCCGCGGGCCCCCGCCCTCGGCAAGCCCACGAAAAACATCACCATCCTGCCCATTCCGGTACTGTTTTACCAGGCCGAAACCGGCGTTGGCTACGGGCTGGGTGGCCTTTTGAGCGGCCGTTTTGGGCAGGATACCACCGTGCGCTCGTCCAACGCCCGCATCCAGTACTGGCAAACGGCCAAAAAGCAGTCGCTCATCCAGTTGGTGCACACCATCTACACGCCGGGCGAGAAGTATTACCTCAACGGCGAAATCAGCGCCTACGACCAACTGCTGTACTACTACGGCAAGGGCAATAACTCGTCGATGGGCGACCAGTCGAACGTGGCCTACAAGCTGCTCATTGTGAACCAGCGCGTGCAAAAGGCCATCGCGCCGAAGCTGTTCTTCGGGGCCCAGTACCGCCTCACCGACATGAGCCAGATCCAGGCCGAAGGGGCCGCGGACAATGGCAGCACCAACTATTTCTACCGCGACCCGCGCCTGAGCAACCGGGAGCGGATGGGCACCACAGTGTCGGGCCTGGGCCCGGTCATTACGCTCGACACGCGCGACGTGGCGCTGGCCGCTTTCCACGGCGACTTGCTCGACGCCAGCGTGATGTTTAATGGCAAGGGCCTGGGGTCGGACTACAAATTCATCCGCTACCAGATCGATGCCCGCCACTTTCAGCCCATTTTCTCCGATAAAACCATTTTGGCGATGCAGTTCCTGGGGCAGTTTCATACCGGCGACGTGCCGTTTCGGGAGTTGGCCGGCATCGGGGCCAACCTGGGCGGCACGCTGTACAACAACGCCAACTTGCTGCGCGGCATTTACGAGCAGCGCTACCGCGACCGCCAGATGATGATGTTCCAGGCCGAGCTGCGCCAGCACTTGTTCTGGCGCATCGACGGCGCGGCATTTGCCGGCGTGGGCGAAGTGGCCAACGGCGCCAGCGATTTTTCACTCAACCAGGTACGCGGTGCGGGCGGCGCCGGCATACGCTTCAACTTCATTCGCCGCGACCGGGTGAACCTGCGCCTCGATTACGCGGTGGGCGCCGGGTCGCAGTCGGGGTTTCTGTTCGCCATCGGCGAAGCCTTCTAG